A part of Paraliobacillus zengyii genomic DNA contains:
- a CDS encoding efflux RND transporter permease subunit, whose product MISIDIAARIIKHNKLVVIAFMVIAAISVFSQSFVSVNYNMVDYLPYDAPSTEAMEVMEQEFDGAVPDTRVMINDVTVQEALQVKEQLAAIDGVEDVTWLDDSIDIKAPLELADIDTVETYYKDDNAIFSFSIRDGDEVQVTNTIYELIGEDNAMAGEALDTAISQEMAGSESMYAAALLVPIIILILVISTTSWLEPLFFLTAIGISVLINLGTNVFFGEVSFVTQSVAPILQLAVSLDYAIFLLHSFSDYRKKIADPAEAMRFAIKKSFPAIAASAATTFFGFMALTFMNFEIGSDLGLNLVKGIVLSFLSVMIFLPALTVMFYKWIDKTQHKPLLPNMRKIGNSVVKVRIPVLLLVFLLIIPAFLAQSNTTFTYGTGDQPEQTRAGSDKIEVEDAFGKYTSMVLLVPKGDVAKEEDLVQDLEAFGSVTTVLSYVNTVSSAIPPEYLDESITEQFYSDNYSRIILYTDAGPEGDKAFSLVESVQETAANYYDDNAYSLGESVTLYDMKNVVQEDNKLVNLLTIIAIAIVLLVTFKSVSIPIVLLLTIQSAVWINLAVPYFTDSPLVYVGYLIVSTVQLAATVDYAILLMEAYKENRKEMTALEAIKKTIDEKIFSIAISASILSSVGFILWITSSNPIVGSIGLLLGRGALLAFIMVLLFLPAMLLVFDKVIDKTTWKANFYKK is encoded by the coding sequence ATGATTTCGATCGACATAGCAGCACGAATAATTAAACATAATAAATTAGTAGTTATTGCTTTTATGGTGATTGCTGCCATTTCTGTATTCTCACAGTCCTTTGTGTCTGTTAACTACAATATGGTAGATTATCTACCATACGATGCCCCGTCGACTGAGGCAATGGAGGTCATGGAGCAAGAGTTCGATGGCGCAGTTCCAGATACTAGAGTCATGATCAACGATGTTACAGTTCAAGAAGCACTTCAAGTTAAAGAACAACTTGCTGCGATCGATGGTGTGGAAGATGTAACGTGGTTAGATGATTCGATTGATATAAAAGCCCCATTAGAATTAGCTGATATAGATACGGTGGAAACCTATTATAAGGATGATAATGCCATTTTTTCTTTCAGCATTCGAGATGGAGATGAAGTACAAGTAACGAATACTATCTATGAACTAATTGGTGAAGACAATGCGATGGCTGGAGAAGCACTTGATACTGCTATATCACAAGAAATGGCAGGATCTGAATCGATGTATGCTGCCGCATTGTTAGTACCAATTATTATTTTAATTTTAGTTATTTCAACAACTTCTTGGCTGGAACCATTGTTTTTTCTTACAGCTATTGGAATCTCTGTTTTAATCAACTTAGGAACAAATGTTTTTTTCGGCGAAGTATCATTTGTTACTCAATCCGTTGCACCAATCCTGCAACTTGCGGTATCGCTCGATTATGCGATCTTTCTATTGCATAGTTTTTCCGACTATCGGAAGAAAATAGCTGATCCAGCCGAAGCAATGCGATTTGCAATTAAGAAATCTTTCCCTGCGATTGCCGCTAGTGCAGCCACGACATTTTTTGGTTTTATGGCACTTACCTTTATGAACTTCGAGATTGGTTCAGACTTAGGTTTGAACCTTGTAAAAGGTATTGTTTTAAGCTTTCTTAGTGTCATGATATTCTTACCAGCACTAACAGTTATGTTTTACAAATGGATTGATAAAACGCAACATAAACCATTGCTGCCAAACATGAGGAAAATCGGTAATAGTGTGGTGAAAGTAAGAATACCAGTGTTGCTACTTGTATTCCTACTAATTATTCCGGCATTTTTAGCACAAAGTAATACAACGTTTACTTACGGGACCGGAGATCAACCAGAACAAACACGAGCTGGTAGTGATAAAATTGAAGTAGAAGATGCATTTGGTAAATATACTTCTATGGTGTTACTGGTGCCAAAGGGCGATGTTGCTAAAGAAGAAGATTTAGTTCAAGATTTGGAAGCGTTTGGATCGGTAACAACTGTTCTGTCTTATGTTAATACAGTTAGCTCAGCAATTCCTCCAGAGTATTTGGATGAATCGATAACAGAGCAATTTTATTCAGATAATTACAGTCGAATTATTCTTTATACAGATGCAGGTCCAGAAGGTGACAAGGCCTTTTCATTAGTGGAGTCTGTTCAAGAGACAGCTGCTAACTATTATGATGATAATGCATATTCCCTCGGGGAAAGTGTGACTTTATATGATATGAAAAATGTCGTCCAAGAGGATAACAAACTAGTTAACTTATTGACGATAATCGCAATAGCGATCGTTTTATTAGTTACGTTTAAATCCGTTTCAATTCCGATTGTCCTACTGCTTACGATTCAATCAGCTGTTTGGATTAATTTAGCTGTTCCCTACTTTACAGATTCCCCACTAGTCTATGTGGGATATCTAATTGTCAGTACGGTACAGCTTGCTGCAACAGTTGATTATGCGATCCTTCTGATGGAAGCATACAAAGAGAATCGTAAGGAAATGACTGCGCTTGAGGCAATCAAGAAAACAATCGATGAGAAAATCTTCTCGATTGCGATTTCAGCTTCTATTTTGTCAAGTGTTGGCTTTATTTTATGGATTACGTCGAGTAATCCGATTGTTGGTTCGATTGGATTACTACTTGGAAGGGGAGCGCTATTAGCGTTTATTATGGTGCTTTTATTCCTTCCAGCGATGCTATTGGTATTTGATAAAGTTATTGATAAAACAACTTGGAAAGCAAATTTTTATAAGAAATAA
- a CDS encoding TetR/AcrR family transcriptional regulator, which translates to MNSKVDRRKKYTRMVLKESLMKLLKQKSISTVTVKEICALADINRSTFYSHYLDQFDLLTQIEEEIIDDMNDKLMSYNHHQDEESLKMTERIVEYVAQNSDVCLTLFGEHGDSTFKKRVMVVASEHTVKNWLSIYPIDPEISEYVSIFAISGSIHVLENWLKNGMDKTPKEIAELINTLTNKGLSFLQK; encoded by the coding sequence TTGAATTCTAAAGTAGATCGAAGAAAAAAATATACGCGAATGGTTTTAAAGGAAAGTTTAATGAAATTATTAAAACAAAAATCAATTTCAACTGTTACAGTCAAAGAAATATGTGCGCTAGCAGATATTAATAGGTCGACATTCTATTCTCACTACCTTGATCAATTTGACCTTCTTACTCAAATAGAGGAAGAAATCATTGACGATATGAATGATAAGCTTATGTCATATAATCACCATCAAGATGAGGAATCGTTAAAAATGACAGAAAGAATTGTCGAGTATGTGGCGCAAAATAGTGATGTTTGCTTAACACTCTTTGGGGAGCACGGAGATTCCACCTTCAAAAAAAGAGTCATGGTTGTTGCAAGTGAGCATACTGTTAAAAACTGGTTATCCATCTATCCTATAGATCCAGAAATCTCAGAGTACGTTAGTATCTTCGCTATCAGCGGTAGTATTCACGTGTTAGAAAACTGGCTTAAAAACGGAATGGATAAAACACCAAAAGAAATAGCAGAACTTATTAATACCCTCACAAATAAAGGGCTTTCTTTTTTACAGAAATAA